In Xiphophorus hellerii strain 12219 chromosome 4, Xiphophorus_hellerii-4.1, whole genome shotgun sequence, a single genomic region encodes these proteins:
- the gnao1b gene encoding guanine nucleotide binding protein (G protein), alpha activating activity polypeptide O, b produces the protein MGCTLSAEERAALDRSKAIEKNLKEDGLVAAKDVKLLLLGGGESGKSTIVKQMKIIHEDGFSGDDVKQYKPVVYSNTIQSLAAILRAMDSLTIEFGDKDRKADAKLVCDVVSRMEDTEPYSAELLAAMKRLWADPGTQECFNRAREYQLNDSAQYYLDSLDRIGAADYQPTEQDILRTRVKTTGIVETHFTFKNLHFRLFDVGGQRSERKKWIHCFEDVTAIIFCVALSGYDQVLHEDETTNRMHESLMLFDSICNNKFFIDTSIILFLNKKDLFAEKIKKSPLTICFPEYTGANTYEDATAYIQVQFESKNRSPNKEIYCHLTCATDTGNIQVVFDAVTDIIIANNLRGCGLY, from the exons ATGGGATGTACACTGAGCGCCGAGGAGCGCGCAGCTCTGGACCGGAGCAAGGCCATCGAGAAGAACCTGAAGGAGGACGGGCTGGTGGCCGCCAAGGACgtcaagctgctgctgctcg GCGGCGGAGAGTCCGGGAAAAGCACCATCGTCAAACAGATGAA GATTATCCATGAAGATGGCTTTTCTGGGGATGATGTGAAGCAGTATAAGCCTGTGGTCTACAGCAACACCATCCAGAGCTTGGCAGCCATCCTTCGAGCCATGGACTCGCTGACAATTGAGTTTGGAGACAAGGACAGAAAA GCTGACGCAAAGCTGGTCTGTGACGTGGTCAGTCGCATGGAGGACACAGAGCCGTACTCTGCCGAGCTTCTCGCTGCGATGAAGCGTCTTTGGGCCGATCCGGGGACTCAGGAGTGCTTCAACCGCGCCCGGGAATACCAGCTGAATGACTCGGCTCAATA CTACCTGGACAGTTTAGACCGCATCGGGGCAGCAGATTACCAGCCAACAGAGCAGGACATCCTGAGGACCCGAGTGAAGACCACTGGCATCGTCGAAACCCATTTCACCTTTAAAAATCTCCATTTcag GCTGTTTGACgtgggaggtcagaggtcagagaggaagaagtggATCCACTGTTTTGAGGATGTGACAGCGATAATTTTCTGCGTAGCTCTGAGCGGGTATGACCAGGTGCTCCATGAAGACGAAACAACT AACCGCATGCACGAATCCCTCATGCTCTTCGACTCCATCTGCAACAACAAGTTCTTCATCGACACCTccatcatcctcttcctcaaCAAGAAAGATCTGTTTGCTGAAAAGATCAAGAAGTCGCCGCTGACGATTTGTTTTCCAGAATACACAG GTGCTAATACATACGAAGACGCTACGGCTTACATTCAGGTTCAGTTTGAGAGCAAGAACCGCTCTCCCAACAAGGAGATCTACTGTCACCTGACCTGTGCCACAGACACAGGGAACATCCAGGTAGTGTTTGATGCCGTCACCGACATCATTATCGCAAACAACCTTAGAGGCTGCGGCTTGTACTGA